In one Chlamydia sp. BM-2023 genomic region, the following are encoded:
- the uvrB gene encoding excinuclease ABC subunit UvrB, which yields MTFDLRASFSPCGDQPEAIAKLTQGIRNHTPSQVLLGTTGSGKTFTIANVVANVNVPTLVLAHNKTLAAQLYQEFREFFPNNAVEYFISYYDYYQPEAYIARSDTYIEKSLLINSEIDKLRLSATRSILERRDTLIVSSVSCIYGIGSPENYASMALELEVGKEYPRASLAAQLVKMHYQASPVPQRSTFRERGSVIDIFPAYESDQAIRLEFFNDTLSSIEYSDPLTMIPTEAVASVILYPGSHYVTPEAVRERAIRSIQEELEERMLFFKDHPIEQDRLFHRTTHDIEMIKETGFCKGIENYSRHFTNIPPGKPPTCLLDYFPEDFLLVIDESHQTLPQIRAMYRGDLSRKQSLVEYGFRLPSAYDNRPLTYEEAQQYFHKVIYVSATPGETELNESQGHVVEQIIRPTGIPDPLPEIRPATGQVDDLLEEIRKRLSKSQEKILVISITKKLAEDIAAFLSELDIAAAYLHSGIETAERTRILADLRLGNIDVLIGVNLLREGLDLPEVSLVAILDADKEGFLRSTSSLIQFCGRAARNIKGKVIFYADHKTQSIEQTLKETERRRQIQLDYNKTHNITPKPIIKGIFANPIPQGGKKDTQEAPKAPLSTEELEKLIKKYETLMQQAAQEFRFDEAAKYRDKMKEAKEQLLYLS from the coding sequence ATGACTTTTGACTTGCGAGCCTCCTTCTCTCCTTGTGGCGATCAGCCGGAGGCTATCGCAAAACTTACTCAAGGAATACGCAATCACACACCCTCTCAAGTGCTTCTAGGCACCACAGGATCAGGGAAAACATTTACCATTGCTAATGTTGTGGCTAATGTAAATGTACCCACACTAGTATTAGCGCATAATAAAACCCTAGCAGCACAGCTATATCAAGAATTCCGAGAATTCTTTCCTAATAACGCTGTGGAGTACTTCATTTCTTATTATGATTACTATCAACCTGAGGCTTATATTGCCCGCAGTGATACCTACATAGAAAAAAGCCTGCTAATCAATAGTGAAATCGATAAGCTTCGCCTATCTGCAACACGGTCTATTTTAGAGCGCCGCGATACCCTAATTGTCTCTTCTGTATCTTGCATTTATGGTATAGGCTCCCCTGAAAACTATGCTTCCATGGCTTTAGAGCTTGAAGTGGGGAAAGAATACCCACGAGCATCGCTAGCAGCTCAGCTTGTAAAAATGCATTATCAAGCATCTCCGGTGCCACAACGCTCTACATTTCGAGAGCGAGGAAGTGTTATTGATATTTTCCCTGCATATGAAAGTGATCAAGCTATTCGTTTAGAGTTTTTCAATGATACGTTATCCTCCATAGAATATAGCGATCCCCTGACTATGATCCCTACGGAAGCAGTAGCTTCAGTAATTTTATATCCTGGTTCTCATTACGTCACTCCTGAAGCGGTGCGTGAAAGAGCCATACGTTCAATCCAAGAAGAACTTGAAGAGCGCATGCTCTTTTTTAAAGATCACCCTATAGAGCAAGACAGGTTATTTCATAGAACCACTCACGATATTGAAATGATCAAAGAAACTGGATTTTGTAAAGGGATAGAAAACTACTCCCGACATTTTACAAATATCCCTCCTGGGAAACCTCCTACATGTCTCTTGGATTATTTCCCTGAAGATTTTTTACTCGTTATAGATGAATCGCATCAAACACTACCTCAGATACGCGCTATGTATCGCGGAGACCTATCTAGAAAGCAGTCTTTAGTAGAATATGGCTTTCGTCTTCCTTCTGCCTATGACAACCGTCCCTTAACCTACGAAGAAGCTCAGCAGTACTTCCATAAGGTGATTTATGTATCAGCAACTCCAGGAGAAACAGAGCTTAACGAAAGCCAAGGACATGTTGTTGAGCAAATTATCCGCCCTACAGGCATTCCTGATCCCCTTCCTGAAATCCGCCCGGCAACGGGTCAGGTAGACGATCTCTTAGAAGAAATCCGCAAGCGCTTATCAAAATCACAAGAAAAAATTTTAGTAATTTCTATAACTAAAAAGCTTGCTGAAGACATTGCTGCGTTTCTTTCAGAATTAGATATTGCTGCTGCTTATCTACACTCTGGAATAGAAACTGCAGAGCGTACACGTATCCTTGCAGATTTACGTCTAGGAAACATTGATGTTCTTATAGGTGTTAATTTACTACGTGAAGGTTTAGATCTCCCTGAGGTGTCCCTAGTGGCTATTCTTGACGCTGATAAGGAGGGGTTCTTGCGTAGTACTTCTTCCCTAATACAATTTTGTGGACGAGCAGCGAGAAACATAAAAGGAAAAGTCATTTTCTATGCTGATCACAAAACACAATCTATAGAACAAACATTAAAAGAAACAGAACGTCGCCGTCAGATACAGCTAGATTATAACAAAACTCATAACATTACCCCGAAGCCTATTATCAAGGGTATTTTTGCCAATCCTATTCCTCAAGGAGGGAAAAAAGATACCCAAGAGGCTCCTAAAGCTCCTCTATCCACAGAAGAATTGGAAAAACTTATAAAAAAATATGAGACTCTTATGCAGCAAGCAGCTCAGGAGTTCCGATTTGATGAAGCTGCAAAATATCGCGATAAGATGAAAGAAGCAAAAGAACAGCTTCTTTATCTTTCATAA
- the eno gene encoding phosphopyruvate hydratase, translating to MLEVTVSDIQAREILDSRGYPTLYVKVITDAGTFGEACVPSGASTGIKEALELRDQESSRYQGKGVLHAIKNVKEVLRPAIQGYNIFDQILIDSVMVEADGTPNKEKLGANAILGVSLALAKAAAATLGRSFYRYVGGCFSHVLPCPMMNLINGGMHANNGLQFQEFMIRPVGATSITEAIQMGADVFHTLKKLLNDKHLTTGVGDEGGFAPQLKSNSEALDLLLEAIEKAGFTPGEDVSLALDCAASSFYDTKKQTYDGKNYQEQVSILADLCDRYPIDSIEDGLAEEDFDGWELLTTELGESIQIVGDDIFVTNPELIADGISRGIANAVLIKPNQIGTLTETSEAIQLAHSQGYTTIISHRSGETEDTTIADLAVAFNTGQIKTGSLSRSERTAKYNRLMAIEEELGAEALFKDSNPFSGE from the coding sequence ATGTTAGAAGTGACGGTTTCTGATATCCAAGCTAGAGAAATTTTAGATTCTCGAGGATATCCAACATTATATGTCAAAGTAATTACAGATGCAGGCACCTTCGGAGAAGCTTGTGTTCCATCAGGAGCTTCTACAGGAATAAAAGAAGCCTTAGAACTCCGGGATCAAGAGAGCTCCCGCTACCAAGGAAAAGGCGTTTTACACGCTATAAAAAATGTAAAAGAAGTTCTCCGTCCTGCAATACAAGGTTATAACATATTTGATCAGATTCTCATAGATTCTGTCATGGTAGAAGCTGACGGCACACCAAACAAAGAAAAACTTGGTGCTAATGCTATTTTAGGGGTATCCCTAGCGTTAGCAAAAGCAGCCGCAGCAACATTGGGAAGATCTTTCTATCGTTACGTAGGGGGCTGTTTCTCCCATGTTCTTCCCTGCCCAATGATGAATCTTATCAATGGGGGTATGCATGCAAATAATGGCTTGCAATTTCAAGAATTTATGATTCGCCCTGTAGGTGCTACATCAATAACAGAAGCTATACAAATGGGTGCGGATGTATTTCACACTTTGAAAAAACTTCTCAATGATAAGCATCTAACCACAGGAGTCGGTGACGAAGGGGGCTTCGCTCCACAATTAAAATCCAACTCTGAAGCTTTAGATCTTCTTTTAGAGGCTATTGAAAAAGCTGGTTTTACACCTGGGGAAGATGTCTCTCTAGCTCTTGATTGCGCAGCATCTTCATTTTACGATACCAAAAAGCAAACCTACGATGGGAAAAACTATCAGGAGCAGGTTAGCATACTTGCTGATCTTTGTGATCGCTATCCTATAGACTCTATAGAAGATGGCCTCGCTGAAGAAGATTTCGATGGATGGGAACTACTCACTACAGAACTTGGAGAAAGTATACAAATTGTTGGTGATGATATTTTCGTTACCAATCCGGAATTAATAGCAGATGGTATCAGCAGAGGAATTGCTAATGCTGTGTTAATTAAACCAAATCAAATAGGTACATTAACAGAAACTTCCGAGGCTATCCAACTTGCCCATAGTCAAGGTTACACGACTATTATCTCCCACAGATCTGGAGAGACCGAAGATACTACAATTGCCGATCTTGCAGTAGCTTTCAATACAGGGCAAATTAAAACAGGCTCGCTATCACGTTCTGAACGTACGGCAAAGTATAATAGACTTATGGCCATCGAAGAAGAACTCGGCGCTGAAGCACTCTTTAAAGATTCTAATCCATTCTCTGGAGAATAA